In the Silene latifolia isolate original U9 population chromosome 1, ASM4854445v1, whole genome shotgun sequence genome, ctacttgcccgtaatcattgttactttcactactcccgccgtagttattgttactgtcactactgtcgcattaatatttataatttcactactctcgccgtaattattgttactttcactattgccgcattaatattgattatttcactactctcgttgttgtttttaccactttcactaatctcgctgataatattattacttttactattcaaatgagtgattactatcgtataactatatccaatgttactacaattcttttctttactaacgaaattacttttactacttaggcatgcaattttaagaggattatatatttatataaatatattacatatatgcattaaatcaaatcgaaagaattatgcaatattatatattatggaatctaacttgaattatttacaacctacttatattatatttttgtttcttaaataattaacatctctatacatctaataaactataataaagtttaataaaattgcatagattttaaatttaatatataattttataatgataataattaataccttaaatgtgcatgtttatactaattaattattttattttaagaaggAATAAAAAACCCTTTCTCTCTCTTTAACAAACTTTCTCTCTCTTTAACAaactttctctcttttttttcggaaaaaacaAAAATATCACCATTTTTCCATGCTTTTCTTCGCTACTCTGTTCTTCTACGGTTAATCCATGGCGAGAACTCGAGGCAGCATGGCGCGGAATCGTCCTCATACTAGTACTCCTAAAGCTCCGATTCCTTCAGATAGTTCAattgttgttaatggtgatgtttCCATGGCGGAATTTCAAGCTCCCATGGAATTGGGGACAGTTAATGAGTTGATTTCTTCTGCGATAAAAGCGGCTGGTATCACTCGTTCTTCTCCTCTTTCATCTAAGCTTTCTTCTGCAAATTCTATTCCTCTGTCTACTACTTTGATTGAACCAAACCCTAATTCATCCTCGGATGGTTTAGCGATTGATGTCTCAAAGGTAGTTGATCATTCGGAGAAATTGAGTGTTCTAGTGGATAATACTGTGGTTCCTTCGGTTTCGTTGACGTCTGTTCCTGTAGTTTCTGATGTTGTGGGTAAAACTCCAGTTAAAACTTGGTCTCATGTGGTTAAAGCACCACAAAATTTGGGTATGAGCTTACATTTTTGTCAAAATAGTGCTGTTGCTTCTGAAATTGATATTGAGGAAACTGATTTTGTGGACGAACTCAAGATTTGGGAATTTACTTTAATGGGTCATGTGATTGGGGCAAAGGCGACTCTCAAAATTGTTCAAGACTTTGTTACAAAACACTGGGCAAAAATTGCAACTCCTGTAGTTCAATATTACAAAAAAGGGTGGATCTCCTTTCGATTCTCTTCCTTGGAGGATATGAACAAAGTTCTAAGGCTTGGTCCTTGGATGATAGGTGGTAATTCTCTGATTCTTAAGCAATGGACTCCTACGTTTTCTGGTAATATGGAAAGGGTAGCAACAGTTCCTGTTTGGATCCTTTTCCCGGGTCTGGATCCTTACTTGTGGTCTGAAATTGTTCTCAGTAAGATTGCTAGTAAGGTTGGTAAGCCCCTTTTTGCGGACCCTGCAACCACCAACAAGGAAAAGCTTTCTTTTGCTCGTGTCTTGGTGGAAATTGATGTCTCTAGTGAGTTTATTGAATCTGTTGTCATCAATACTCCTTTTTTGGGTCAAATATCTCAGAAAGTGGTGTATGAGTGGGTTCCTTTTTACTGTTCTGGTTGTGGTAAACTGGGGCATAAAATTGATACTTGTAAGTGGCATAAACCAAAGCCTGTCTCTGAGAGCACACCTACTCTTGTGCGAGCCAGGTTCGACTGCTTCCATTCAGGTGCCCACTGTGGTGGAGGAGCAGTTGAATGAGGTTACTCAACCCTATGATGCAGACCCTTTTCTTGATGGTACTTTTACTGAAGTTTCTGCAGATGGTGCTGTAGTTATTTCTTCTTCCCAACATGGTTCCTTTCCTCTAGCCAATAAGTTTCAGGTTTTGGAGCCAGGGGAGATTTTGGAGTCTGATGCAGTTGTTTCTGAGACATCTTTGGAACTAGGTGCTACTTCAGAAGGGACCACAACTAGAATGGTATCTACCCTGGAGAATGTAGACTCAGGATGCTCTTTGATAGGTCAGAGATCTTCAGTGGTAATGCCTTCCTCCTCTGGTCTTTTTTCTGAGTTGCATTCAGAATGTTCTACTGTAGTGTTGGAAGTTAAGGAAGTTGTCCCTCCTGATAAGTCTCAATGAAAGTTGCTTCCTGGAATATAAGAGGGTTTAACTGTCCTTTAAAGCATAGTGAAGTCAGAGACTATTGAGGGGTTAATAAGATTGATATTTTGGCTCTTTTGGAAACCAGGGTTAAGGAGCATAATGCTTCAAAAATTATTAGAAAGAAGTTTAGAAATTGGAATGTGGTTTGCAATTACTCTCATCATTATAATGGGAGAATTTGGGTTTTCTTTAATCCTAGTACTGTTACTATGCTTAGCAAGACTGTTGCTGACCAGCTTATCCACTTTAAGGTGCATCATCATGAGTCCTACTCTACTTTTCATTTAAGTACTGTCTATGGATGCAATCATCCTCTGGATAGGCATAGACTTTGGTCTAGTCTTGCTGCTGTTAACACCTCTGAGCCATGGTTGGTGCTGGGGGACTTTAATGTAGTGAGATCTCCTTCTGAGAAATTGAGCAATACTCCTCCTGTACTCCAGGATATGCTTGATTTTAATGATTGCCTTGCTTCTTGTCACCTTGATGACCTTACTTGCACTGGGGTTGACATGAGTTGGACTAACAAGCAAGATTCTGTGACTAGGGTATGGTCCAAATTGGATAGGGTTTTGGCTAACCCTGGCTTTATTACCTCCTATCCTAATGCCTTTGGTCACTTTCAGGAGCCTGGCCTTTCTGATCACTCACCTATTCTGGTTCAAATTTCTCAGGACAAAAAAGTTGTTAAGAGATTTAGTTTTCTTAATAGTTGGATTGCCCACCCAGATTATTTACAAACTATCAGAGCAGCTTGGATTACTCCTTTGCAGGGTAGCCCTATGTACTGTTTCTTTCAGAAGTTAAAAAGTGTTAAGCATGCTCTTACCCAATTTCATAAGCAACA is a window encoding:
- the LOC141651109 gene encoding uncharacterized protein LOC141651109, giving the protein MARTRGSMARNRPHTSTPKAPIPSDSSIVVNGDVSMAEFQAPMELGTVNELISSAIKAAGITRSSPLSSKLSSANSIPLSTTLIEPNPNSSSDGLAIDVSKVVDHSEKLSVLVDNTVVPSVSLTSVPVVSDVVGKTPVKTWSHVVKAPQNLGMSLHFCQNSAVASEIDIEETDFVDELKIWEFTLMGHVIGAKATLKIVQDFVTKHWAKIATPVVQYYKKGWISFRFSSLEDMNKVLRLGPWMIGGNSLILKQWTPTFSGNMERVATVPVWILFPGLDPYLWSEIVLSKIASKVGKPLFADPATTNKEKLSFARVLVEIDVSSEFIESVVINTPFLGQISQKVVYEWVPFYCSGCGKLGHKIDTCSTASIQVPTVVEEQLNEVTQPYDADPFLDGTFTEVSADGAVVISSSQHGSFPLANKFQVLEPGEILESDAVVSETSLELGATSEGTTTRMVSTLENVDSGCSLIGQRSSVVMPSSSGLFSELHSECSTVVLEVKEVVPPDKVKEHNASKIIRKKFRNWNVVCNYSHHYNGRIWVFFNPSTVTMLSKTVADQLIHFKVHHHESYSTFHLSTVYGCNHPLDRHRLWSSLAAVNTSEPWLVLGDFNVVRSPSEKLSNTPPVLQDMLDFNDCLASCHLDDLTCTGVDMSWTNKQDSVTRVWSKLDRVLANPGFITSYPNAFGHFQEPGLSDHSPILVQISQDKKVVKRFSFLNSWIAHPDYLQTIRAAWITPLQGSPMYCFFQKLKSVKHALTQFHKQHFSNISHRVQSAKNALMECQQ